ACAGCAGCCACAGCGCCACGCCGGCCGCCGACAGGGCGAGAAACCAGGCTCGCCGCCGCGGCGGATCGGGCCTGACGCCCGGCGGCGCCAGGAACTCGGCTGCGGGCAGCGGCGTTTTGGGCTGGGACGCGGTCCGCTCGGCACGGTTCGGCTTGGGCATCGCGGCTACGCTTGTCGCTCGCGCGAGCTGTGCTCGATGCGGAACTCCCGCCGCAGGGCCGCATCGAAGTCGTAGACATCGTTGAAATCTTCGCGACGATCGTCTTTGGTCTTTTTCATCTCGCCGATGCGGATCAGGTTGAACACGATCTCGCCGAAATCGGCCGTGCTGTGGACTCCCCAATTGTTGAGCACGCACTTGGCCATGTAGCCGTATTGCTCCAGTGCATACCGCCGGATGGCCTCGCAGAGTTGCTGGCCGGTGAGATGGTTCTCCGGCGATTCCTGCTGGCTGCTCGCGGCTTTCGTCTTCTTGCGGCCGGCCTGCTCGCTGCGCTGGGGCGTGCCCAGGCCGAGCACCTTGTGCGCGTAGGCCAGCGATTCGAACACGAAGGCATAGGCTTCGAACCGGTAACGCCGGTCGCGTTTCGTCAGCTCGATGATTTTGTGGGCCGTTTCAGACATGGGATCGAGATGGAACTGGACCTTCAAAGAGCTTCGCCTCGTGCAACCACGGTCAATACGTCGCCCGCTGCGATCAACACGCGGCGGTGGTCTTCGGTCTCGACGAGCAACTGGCGGGCCAGAATCTCGTGGGCCAAGACCTTCGCCCGCCCGCCGGCGGTGAGCACGTCGCAGCCGATCGGCGGCAACTCCTTTTGAAGCTGCTCGTAGGTGTCATACTCGTAGCGTAAGCAACACTTCAGCCGTCCGCAACGCCCCGAAATCTTGGTCGGGTCGAGCGTGGCCTTTTGCAGCTTGGCCATTTTCATCGACACCGGCGGCATTTCCGAGAGATGGGTGTTGCAGCACACCGGCTTGCCGCAATCGCCGTAATCCGCCAGCAGCTTGGCCTCGTCGCGCACGCCGATCTGCCGCATTTCGACGCGGGTCTGAAACTCGGCGGCCAGCCGCTTGACCAGCTCGCGAAAATCGACGCGGTTCTCCGACAGGTAGTAGATCACGATCCGCTCGCCGCCGAAGATGTGCTCGACGTCGACAAGCTGCATCGGCAACTGCATCTCGGCGATCAGCCGCTCGCAGGCCGCGGCTTCGGCCCGTTCCTGCTCGTGCATTCGCTCCAGCTCGTGCTTGTCTTCGGGGGTCATGGCGCGGAGCACCTGCCCTTTGCCCGGATCTTTGATCTGGGCCACGGCCTGCTCGGACGCTTCGCACAGCACCTCGCCCACCTCCAGGCCGCGGTCGGTGCGCACGACGACTTGCGTTCCGCGCGACACGATCTCGCCGCGGCTGGTCGAAAACACGCCCAGCATTCGCATCACGCCGCAACGGACAACGTATTTGGGCATCGGCGAATTCAGAGCTAGGCGACGCGCCTGGCCAATCGTAGCCAAGCTGGTTGGGCGGGAACAACTGCGGAGAACGCCAGTATACCTGGCCCTCCGCACGGAGGGAAGGCGCGTGCAAGCGACTGCCTATCAAAGAGGGTCCAGAACTTCTGGCCGTTGACCTTGATGTGCTGACGGACGCGACCCATGCTGTCACCTGTGCGAATTGTCGATGGGCAGTTTCGGAAGTCATTTTAGACTCGGATCCCGCCGCAAGCCGGTGGACGACACATCCATGCAATACTCCGCGGCCGGCACTTCGTCGCAAAGCTGCGCGAGCACGGGCGGCAACTCGAGGGCCGCCAGAGAGCGGAACGAGCCGTCGTAGTGCCGCCCGAACACCAGGAAGCGGACGCCCGACGCCGCAAAGGCGGCCAGCACGGCGTCGCGCACGGACGTGCCGCCGTAATACTTCGCCTGGGCGATGCGCGCGAGAGTATCGACGCCCACGACGAACGTCGCCGCGGGAAACAAGACGGCCTTTTCCACAAACGTCGCTGCGCGAGTCAACCAGAGCGGCTCGTCGTCGCCGAACTGAGCGGCGCGTTTTTGCATCTCGATGAAGTCAATCGGTGGTTTGTCGACGTTGACGATCGACAGTTCGTGCTCGACCGGCAGTCCGACGCGCGCGGCGGCCAAGCGCGCCATTTCGCGATGGCCGTCATGCCGCGGATGATACGCTCCGGAAAAGATCAGCCGGCGGCCCGGCGACCGCGGCCTCGCCCCACGGTTGGCGGGCACGCGTTGCCGCTCGCCACTCAACAGCTGCTGCCACTCGGGCGGAGCGTCGCACCGCTGGACCAGGAGGGACTCTTCGGCAAGCAGCCCGGCCTCAAGCCGCGGCTCTCGCCCTTTGAACTCGGCCACCAGGTTCAAGGCCAACGCGGCAGCAACCGTTTCTTCCTCGAAACGGCTGCGCCGGCCTTTGGCCAGTGTGAGCGAATGCGAGAGGGTCAGGGCGCTCGTCTGAAGCGCCAGGTGAATACGGTGCGGACCGTGCTTGGGTTGGTCGCTGGCCAGGCTGGCGGTGCAGGCGATGCCCGCCAAGGCGGATCCCGCTTCGGCGCCGGCATCGTCGAGCGCACGCCGATAGGCCGACATCGCCATCAGCCGCGCCGTCTCCTCGCTGCAAAACTGTTCGGGCGTCGCTCCCAGCCAACGCACCAGCGCCTCGTCCGCATAGGGAACGGCCGCTTCCAACACCGTTCGCGAAGCACCCGGCACTTCGAGCAGTGCGGAAATCGCCTGGCTGCCGCCGCCCGTGACCACCAATACCAGGCGGCCGGGGGAGGCGTGAAGGGCTTCGATGAACCCTTTGTTCCATGATGCCGACATAGCTGTGCGGTTTTAGGTCTTGGGTCTTGGGTCTTCGGTCCAGCCGATGAATCACAGCATGTGTTTTACCAAGACGCAAGGGGCGGTCTTCGGTGATGAAATCGTCGTTCTGGCGGCGCAGCAACTCGAATCGCCGACCGACCTGCTCGGGCGTGCCGCGCAGCAAATAAGGCGTCGCCTCGTCGGTCATTTTCATGGCCAACTTTAAACGCTCCGCCGTGGTCATCCGACGATAACGCTCCAGCGTCTCGCGACTTAACAAGCCGTCACCTCGCTATCGTACACACGATCAATTCTGCCGTGCGACCACGCCGCAGGCAAGCCGGCGAGGCAAAACACCAAAACAGCGCCGTCCCGCCGGACGCCTTGAACGCGCGGCAGAATGCCGCTAGACTGACTGTTTCCCAAAATTCCGGGCAAACTTGCAGTGCGAGCGTAACATGAAGACCTACATGGCCAAACCGGGCGAAATCGAGCAAAAGTGGTGGCTGGTCGATGCCTCCGATAAGGTCGTCGGACGGCTGGCCGCCGACATCGCCATGATCCTCATGGGCAAACATCGGCCCACCTACACGCCCCACGTCGATACCGGCGACCACGTGATCGTCATCAATGCCGAAAAGGTCGCGTTCACCGGCAAAAAGTGGGCCCAGAAGCGCTACACCTGGTACACCGGCTACACCCGCCTGCGGTCGGAAACCGCCGCCGAACGCCGCGAGTACAAGCCCGAAAAGATCATCACCGAGGCCGTGCGGCGCATGCTCCCCAAGAACAAGCTGGCCGTGGCGATGCTCACTAAGCTGAAGGTCTACTCCGGCGCCGAACACCCGCACCAGGCACAAATGCCCGAAGCCAAGGAACTGGGCGTCAAGTAGGCCGCCCTCCGCAATCCGTCGTAAAACCGTCGAAGCCCAACGATTAGCGAACCGATCATGTCCACTGTCGAAACCCCCGTCAAGATTTCTTCGTCCGACGCCTTGGGCACCGGCCGCCGCAAGACAGCGGTCGCCCGCGTGCGCATTCGTCCGGGCGGCGGCAACATCACCATCAACGGCCGGCCGCTGGAAGATTATTTCGTCAACGAGCACGAGCGACTGGACGTAGTGGTGGGGCTCGTCAAGACCGAGCGGCGGCAGGTGGTGGACGTGGTCATTGCCGTGAAGGGCGGCGGTCCCACCGGGCAGGCCGGCGCTTGCAAAATGGGCATCGCGCGGGCGTTGAAAATCTACGACCCGACGTTGGAGCCGATTCTGCGGGCCAACAGCCTGCTCACGCGCGACAGCCGCATGAAGGAACGCAAGAAGTACGGTCTCCGCGGTGCCCGTCGCGGCACGCAGTTCTCGAAGCGGTAAGAGCTTCTTCTCCGCAAGGACGATTGCTCTGTCGTGGGTCAGGAAAGGGCACCCGCGTCAGTTCACCGGGCGCAAACCGGCGACGTGAAACAGCCGCGTGCTGACCAAATCGGCGCGGCGCACCCATTCGAGCTGTTGGCTGTCGGTCCCGGTATCCTCCGAGTCTTCTACCACGAAATAGCAACCGTCGGGCACCTTGCGCTCGTCTGGATACGCCGGCACCGATAAAGGGGCATCCGCGTCGGCGGCGCCCTGATACGTGCTGGCTTCGCGGTTCACCAGGTAGTGGCCGACGCGAGCGGACCGTTTTGGCTTGGACCGCTTTGTTCGGCCCGGCTGCTTCGGCTGCGGCGAGGCGTCGCGCACGCGGACCGCCAATTTGTCGCCCGGCACGGCCAGAATGCGGGCCACCTCCAAGCTGCCCGGCGCTCCCGCTTTCGACCACG
This region of Pirellulales bacterium genomic DNA includes:
- the rplM gene encoding 50S ribosomal protein L13 is translated as MKTYMAKPGEIEQKWWLVDASDKVVGRLAADIAMILMGKHRPTYTPHVDTGDHVIVINAEKVAFTGKKWAQKRYTWYTGYTRLRSETAAERREYKPEKIITEAVRRMLPKNKLAVAMLTKLKVYSGAEHPHQAQMPEAKELGVK
- a CDS encoding CinA family protein, producing the protein MSASWNKGFIEALHASPGRLVLVVTGGGSQAISALLEVPGASRTVLEAAVPYADEALVRWLGATPEQFCSEETARLMAMSAYRRALDDAGAEAGSALAGIACTASLASDQPKHGPHRIHLALQTSALTLSHSLTLAKGRRSRFEEETVAAALALNLVAEFKGREPRLEAGLLAEESLLVQRCDAPPEWQQLLSGERQRVPANRGARPRSPGRRLIFSGAYHPRHDGHREMARLAAARVGLPVEHELSIVNVDKPPIDFIEMQKRAAQFGDDEPLWLTRAATFVEKAVLFPAATFVVGVDTLARIAQAKYYGGTSVRDAVLAAFAASGVRFLVFGRHYDGSFRSLAALELPPVLAQLCDEVPAAEYCMDVSSTGLRRDPSLK
- the rpsI gene encoding 30S ribosomal protein S9 → MSTVETPVKISSSDALGTGRRKTAVARVRIRPGGGNITINGRPLEDYFVNEHERLDVVVGLVKTERRQVVDVVIAVKGGGPTGQAGACKMGIARALKIYDPTLEPILRANSLLTRDSRMKERKKYGLRGARRGTQFSKR
- a CDS encoding Minf_1886 family protein, whose amino-acid sequence is MSETAHKIIELTKRDRRYRFEAYAFVFESLAYAHKVLGLGTPQRSEQAGRKKTKAASSQQESPENHLTGQQLCEAIRRYALEQYGYMAKCVLNNWGVHSTADFGEIVFNLIRIGEMKKTKDDRREDFNDVYDFDAALRREFRIEHSSRERQA
- the ricT gene encoding regulatory iron-sulfur-containing complex subunit RicT, producing MPKYVVRCGVMRMLGVFSTSRGEIVSRGTQVVVRTDRGLEVGEVLCEASEQAVAQIKDPGKGQVLRAMTPEDKHELERMHEQERAEAAACERLIAEMQLPMQLVDVEHIFGGERIVIYYLSENRVDFRELVKRLAAEFQTRVEMRQIGVRDEAKLLADYGDCGKPVCCNTHLSEMPPVSMKMAKLQKATLDPTKISGRCGRLKCCLRYEYDTYEQLQKELPPIGCDVLTAGGRAKVLAHEILARQLLVETEDHRRVLIAAGDVLTVVARGEAL